From a region of the Dickeya poaceiphila genome:
- the nrdA gene encoding class 1a ribonucleoside-diphosphate reductase subunit alpha — translation MNQSLLVTKRDGSKERINLDKIHRVITWAAEGLHNVSVSQVELRSHIQFYDGIKTADIHETIIKAAADLISRESPDYQYLAARLAIFHLRKKAYGQFEPPKLYDHVVKMVEMGKYDRHLLEDYTEEEFAHMDAFIDHWRDMNFSYAAVKQLEGKYLVQNRVTGDIYESAQFLYILVAACLFSGYPRETRLDYVKRFYDAVSTFKISLPTPIMSGVRTPTRQFSSCVLIECGDSLDSINATSSAIVKYVSQRAGIGINAGRIRALGSPIRGGEAFHTGCIPFYKHFQTAVKSCSQGGVRGGAATLFYPLWHLEVESLLVLKNNRGVEGNRVRHLDYGVQLNKLMYQRLVKGGDITLFSPSDVPGLYDAFFNNQDEFERLYVKYEQDDSIRKKQLKAAELFSLMMQERASTGRIYIQNIDHCNTHSPFDPQVAPVRQSNLCLEIALPTKPLEDVNDENGEIALCTLSAFNLGAISSLHELEELATLAVRALDALLDYQDYPIPAAKRGAMGRRTLGIGVINFAYYLAKHGVRYSDGSANNLTHRTFEAIQYYLLKASNQLAREQGACPWFNETTYSQGILPIDTYKRDLDGICSEPLHHDWETLRKDIQTYGLRNSTLSALMPSETSSQISNATNGIEPPRGHISVKASKDGILRQVVPEYETLKDAYELLWDMPSNDGYLQLVGLMQKFVDQAISANTNYDPARFPSGKVPMTQLLKDLLTAYKFGLKTLYYQNTRDGAEDAQDDLLDTAPQDDGCESGACKI, via the coding sequence ATGAATCAGAGTCTGCTTGTTACCAAACGCGATGGCAGTAAAGAGCGCATCAATCTGGACAAAATCCACAGGGTGATTACCTGGGCAGCAGAAGGGTTACACAATGTCTCTGTTTCTCAGGTTGAACTACGTTCCCATATCCAATTCTACGATGGCATCAAGACTGCCGATATCCATGAAACCATCATCAAGGCCGCCGCTGACCTGATCTCCCGCGAAAGCCCGGACTATCAGTATCTGGCTGCGCGTCTGGCTATTTTTCATCTGCGTAAAAAAGCCTATGGTCAGTTCGAACCGCCGAAGCTGTACGATCACGTGGTGAAAATGGTCGAAATGGGCAAATATGACCGCCATTTGCTGGAAGACTACACGGAAGAAGAATTCGCTCACATGGACGCTTTCATCGATCACTGGCGTGACATGAATTTCTCCTATGCAGCCGTAAAACAGCTGGAAGGGAAATATCTGGTCCAAAACCGCGTGACCGGTGACATCTACGAAAGCGCCCAGTTCCTGTACATTCTGGTCGCCGCCTGCCTGTTTTCCGGCTACCCGCGTGAAACTCGTCTGGATTACGTCAAGCGCTTCTACGACGCGGTATCGACATTCAAAATTTCTCTGCCGACACCGATCATGTCCGGCGTGCGTACCCCGACTCGCCAGTTCAGCTCCTGCGTGCTGATCGAGTGCGGCGACAGTCTGGACTCCATCAACGCCACCTCCAGCGCCATCGTGAAATACGTTTCCCAGCGCGCCGGCATTGGCATCAATGCCGGGCGTATTCGCGCGCTGGGCAGCCCGATCCGGGGCGGTGAAGCATTTCATACCGGTTGTATTCCGTTCTACAAACATTTCCAGACCGCGGTGAAATCCTGCTCGCAGGGTGGCGTGCGCGGCGGTGCGGCCACCCTGTTCTACCCGCTGTGGCATCTGGAAGTGGAAAGCTTGCTGGTGTTGAAAAATAACCGCGGCGTGGAAGGCAACCGCGTACGTCATCTTGACTACGGCGTACAGCTCAACAAATTGATGTACCAGCGTCTGGTCAAAGGCGGCGACATCACGCTGTTCAGCCCATCCGACGTGCCGGGGCTATACGATGCTTTCTTCAACAATCAGGATGAGTTTGAACGCTTGTATGTGAAATACGAGCAGGACGACAGCATTCGTAAGAAGCAGCTCAAAGCAGCGGAGCTGTTCTCGCTGATGATGCAAGAGCGTGCCTCCACGGGTCGTATCTATATCCAGAATATCGACCACTGCAACACACACAGTCCGTTTGACCCACAGGTTGCACCGGTGCGTCAGTCCAACCTGTGTCTGGAAATCGCATTGCCGACCAAACCGCTGGAAGACGTCAACGACGAAAACGGCGAAATCGCGCTTTGTACTCTGTCAGCCTTTAATCTGGGTGCCATCAGCTCACTGCACGAACTGGAAGAACTGGCGACATTAGCGGTACGTGCGCTGGATGCCCTGCTTGACTATCAGGACTACCCGATTCCGGCAGCCAAACGCGGCGCAATGGGCCGCCGTACCCTGGGCATCGGTGTTATTAACTTCGCCTACTATCTGGCAAAACACGGCGTGCGCTACTCCGACGGTAGCGCCAATAACCTGACGCACCGCACTTTCGAAGCAATTCAGTACTATCTGCTGAAAGCCTCGAACCAATTAGCACGTGAGCAAGGCGCCTGCCCGTGGTTCAACGAAACCACCTATTCGCAGGGCATTTTGCCAATCGATACCTACAAGCGTGATCTGGACGGCATTTGCAGTGAACCTCTGCACCATGACTGGGAAACGCTGCGTAAAGATATTCAGACCTATGGTCTGCGTAACTCCACGCTGTCTGCACTGATGCCGTCTGAAACCTCGTCGCAGATTTCCAATGCCACCAACGGCATTGAGCCGCCGCGCGGTCATATCAGCGTCAAAGCATCAAAAGACGGTATCCTGCGCCAGGTGGTGCCTGAGTACGAAACGCTGAAAGACGCCTACGAGTTGCTATGGGATATGCCGTCTAATGATGGCTACCTGCAGTTGGTCGGTTTGATGCAGAAATTCGTCGATCAAGCGATTTCCGCCAACACCAACTACGATCCGGCGCGTTTCCCGTCAGGAAAAGTGCCGATGACCCAGTTGCTTAAAGATCTGCTCACGGCGTATAAGTTCGGGTTGAAAACCCTCTACTATCAAAACACCCGCGATGGTGCCGAAGATGCGCAGGACGACCTGCTGGATACCGCACCGCAGGATGACGGCTGCGAAAGCGGCGCCTGTAAAATCTAA